A window of Mucilaginibacter paludis DSM 18603 contains these coding sequences:
- a CDS encoding LutC/YkgG family protein, whose product MKENTTSKERLLKKIRKALLERRDNPYPNLEDQPLYPSTDEMPEVVFAEAFSAVAGRFIFCEDEIQFIESLLNLAEERNWRKIYCWEPPLQQMLKQYEYPFFETDRDFEQADVGFTLCEALIARNGSILVSNGSMAGRRLSIYPNVHIVLAYTSQLVMDLKDGFKLLKTKYGNTLPSMVSNITGPSRTADIEKTLVIGAHGPKELFVFLLDG is encoded by the coding sequence ATGAAGGAGAATACGACAAGCAAAGAGCGGTTATTAAAAAAAATAAGAAAGGCTTTATTAGAAAGGAGAGATAATCCATACCCTAACCTGGAAGATCAGCCCTTATATCCATCAACCGACGAAATGCCGGAGGTTGTATTTGCCGAAGCCTTTAGCGCGGTTGCTGGGAGGTTTATTTTTTGTGAAGATGAAATCCAGTTTATCGAAAGCCTTTTAAACCTTGCGGAAGAGCGTAACTGGCGAAAAATATACTGCTGGGAGCCGCCTTTACAGCAAATGTTAAAACAATACGAATACCCTTTTTTTGAAACAGACCGCGATTTTGAACAAGCCGACGTGGGTTTTACTTTATGCGAAGCTTTGATTGCCCGTAACGGCAGTATCCTGGTATCTAACGGCAGTATGGCCGGTCGCCGGTTAAGCATCTACCCCAATGTACATATCGTATTAGCTTATACATCTCAGTTGGTTATGGATCTTAAAGATGGATTTAAACTTCTTAAAACTAAGTACGGTAATACCCTGCCTTCCATGGTGTCTAACATAACTGGCCCCAGCCGAACCGCAGACATCGAAAAAACATTAGTTATAGGTGCACATGGGCCAAAGGAGTTGTTTGTATTTCTATTGGACGGGTAA